TATCCTAGAACCGACGGATCACCGGCTCGGATAAAACCTCCAGATGGGTTTCTTGAATGCCTAAAAAATCAGCTTTGACTTTCCTTTTCAGCTTTGACTTTCCTCCAGATGGATAAAACCTCCAGATGGGTTTCTTCAACCCAGACCTTTATTTGGTGCTCTTTCCACGATATGACGAACTCCGCCGACAATCTTTTGCCCGATTGAACCAGAACTGCAAGACGTTCTTCCGCCATATTGCCATTACTTTTATCAGCATCCGATTTAACCAGGAGCCTTCCACACCTTTCGCCTATTTTATTGAACACATTATGATCCCATAAACTAACCGGCACACCCATAACCTTAATCCAAGCCACTCTGTCATAAATCGGGGGAATATCATCCCACACGTAAAGCCTGGAAAACCACTTTTCCCAGTCATTTACCATATTATACCTGAATTCTTCGACCTTCTCCGGACTACCAAAGCAAAGGAGGACTTTTAACCCACCCAAATACTTTAACATGATACCTTCTTCAGTCAACCCAGAAAGGAGAACTTTTAGATCGTTTAGAATATCTAAATCCTTTGCCTCCCCAACTAAGGATTTAAACTCCAAGTGTTTTTTAGTATCTGAATTCATAGGAGGAAGTGGTAAGGGCCCACCTAGACTAGCCACCCCAGAGTTTTGAGCCACTGAACTGAACGTTCTACCTTCAAACTGAGGTTTGGCCGATTTACCCAGATATCCAACAACATGACCTTTATCCAACCCATTAAGTCTATCAAAAACTGAAGTACGAGTACCATACCCTTTATCCACCACATCCACTTTGGATCCATCCCTATTAAACCGGGCTAAATTAACTCCAATGACTGCCCCATCAATCCGAACCTCCTTAATCTTTTCCATCCACCATTCCAGTTCCGACACATTTGACAGTTTAATGAATCCAAACTTATTCCCTGCACGATCTTTCTTCCGAGGAATGAACGCATCTTCAAGATTGACAAAATGGTCAAACGCCTTCCATAAAGAATCTTTGTCATAAGAGTCAGGAAGGTTTGAGATAAAAAAGGAGGTGGCATTCTGAAGCCTAGCCTCCCTGTTCCGAAACAATTTCTCCTTCCTAAAATCCTGTTTATTAATAATCATATTCTAGTTACTATTTTGAGCTTTCCACACCCTTTTACCCATGACACTAAGCACCGGGACCAACACTCGCAACCTCAACCACGGACCTTTAAAAGGATAATAGGATTCGAACCAAGTCTAGCTGAACTATACTCGATAGCCGCGACCGGTATCAGACCTACTATGCAATCAAGAGACCAGGCTGACAATCACGAGACCGAGAAAACACCACCAAGGAGAAGACGAAAAAACGGCCCGTCCTGAAAGGCAAATGGGAAAGACACCAAATCGAAATAGCGAGAGAGGTAGGCACGGGACTTCTCAAGAAGGGAGAAATCAGGAACCTATCCCGCTATTCCGGAGAGGGCTTACCGTCGAGCACTTCCGTCGACAGGCGAGGAGGGAAGAAAGAAAAAAGGAGATGATTGCTGATTAATTAGTAATATTAAGTTCTATACTTCTATTGGCCCTTTGATTTTGTCAACTTGACTCCTCTCGTGTGAGAGTGTGTATTTTCGAAAAATAAAGGGTTAATATCTGACAAAAAAAAtaccttttcactttcaacgaagACAATTTCCTTTATCAGTTTGTTTTGCCATGACAAGTAACAAGAGTCAAGGACAATCGTTATCAAAGGTTGGTCTTTATTTGAAAGATCATGTCTTCACTTATTGTCAGTTGTACGTTGCTTTATCAAGGGTCAACACCAGAGAAGGCGTTAAAATACTAATATTCGATGCTGATGGAAATCCAACAAATAAGACTTCTAATGTCGTTTACAAAGAAGTTTTTACTAGCTTGTAATCATTGTTTTTTCGGAGTTTTAACTTCCACCGTTCTAAGTATAGTTGTATATACATTTTCTTAATTACTATTTGGTTTAAAGTTTATAAACTCTATAATGTTTTGCATCTCAGAACCATGTGTGATAAATTTATTCGTAAGTAATTTACAACGTAGACAATTCTGAAGATCCCCGGGTTCACTGTCAATATGGAAGAAAATGATATAGGAAGATTGTTTGGAATAGATCGATAATCGAGGAGCATATATAATAAAACTAGGTTTtcacccgggattgcttcccaaGCTCGAGAAACTTACTTATATTAAAAGCTAATTATGATTATTACGTGattaaaaacatacaaaaaatatGACATATTAATGGCTTTGCTATAAGAAAAAATTATTTTTCTTTGTTAATGTGAATACCAAATGAATTCAACTAATCATCCAGTTTACTCTTGTATCTCAATGTAAATATAAATAACAAATTCAATAAGGGGTGTACGTGTAAATATTTTTCATCACTTGAAAATATGGGAAAACGAAAACACAGCCGTCATTATACCTTTAGCATCATTTCACATCAAACATCTATCATCTCTTCTTTCAAAAATCTCTTTCTCACtgtcattttctagggtttcaagTTTCATATTCTCCGACTTCTACACTTCAATCACTGGAGGTTTTACCATTTTTTCTTGATCAACTCGTATGTACATTCATATGTAATGAATTTTGTAGTGTTTAACCGATCTTAATTCAAATCCTATTTTGCTACAAATACAATTTTAAACGTTTATTGCTATACATTGAAGAAGGGTTTAGTAAGGTGTTTGAATCATTCGTTGAGAACATGTTAAAATACTCATTATTTGCGGAAAAATTTTAACACATACTCTGTTTCTATGATTAATTTCAGTAGATACTTTGTTAAACAATCATTATTGAAAGCAGTTATGGAAGTTCTAATTAAATGTTGATCAACGATTTGTTTGTATTTTTCAACACTTTGGTGTTTTGTTGTTTGGAATTTGTTTGTTCATGTTTTTATAATCATCAAGAATTATATATTTGTTTTCTACCTTTGTAATAACTGATTACTGATTTAGATATTAAAACAAGTTAATGACATTGTGTGATACTGACTTTTTAGTTTAGTTAATATACTTTTTTCTAATAGTTATAGCGTGTAATACAAAAAGTTCATGTTCATCTTCGAAGCCAACTTTTTAATTTCAATCTTTTAACATCTTTACTGATTcaggttttatcatgttttctaCACTTGTGAAGTTTCTTGATTACCTAGAATAATTGAAAGTGGTATGACatgtttttatatacataatttatttttattaaaatatatatttaacagttGTTATCATTTATATTTTCTTACACTACATAAAAATTATATACAGGATATACCTTTAGCCTTTGCTAATCAAAAGTGGGGAGACTGTTGGGAAAAAAAAAGTTTCGAATCTATCATGAGTGTGATAAAAAATGGGTTGTGAGGGTCAAAACACAAAATTCAACGCCAGTAATTACTGATGGTTGGGACACTGTTGTTAAAGATCTTAATCTGCCGAGGGATACTTTGTTGGTTTTCAGACCATTAGGAGATTTTTGGCTTGAACTTTCATGTTTTGTGGATGGCATTTGTGGTGAATCTTATTTCACGTTTAATCGTTATGCAAGATTTGGTTTACGGTATGACTATTGATCTTAACTTCAATTCTTTTGCACCTTAAACGTGTTAACACTTATTCTCATAAATTACATACTTCACGTATAGTATTCATTATTTATAATTTTATGCAGGTAATCGAAGATTGTTTCATTAGACAATTTTACGTAAACAGCCCACCAAGTGGCAAATATCAAATCTGTTATAAGGGTTCTTATTGGAATGTTGAGGCGTCTAAGTTTGATATCAACTTTGTATTTGCAAAAGAATGACCGGAAATATGCAACGATGTTGGGATACTAGAGGATGATTTGCTTATCTTTAGGAGAATTGATAATGTTGTTTTTGAGTTATTGGTTTATTGAAATGAGACTGAGATTTGGTTGTCGAAGAAACCTGAATCTGACGATGATAGTATACTTGAGATATCCAAGGCTGATTATGTTGAGAATGTATTCAAGGTACGTATGTATTTAGCATTAGCAGTAAAGGATTTATTAATTTTAGCATTTTATTAATTATTCCATTAAGTTGACCAGCACATCTATGATGATGATAAAGTTGCGTCTTTAGGTGAAGGAAAAATAGTTACTTAGGTACTTACTAAATagttaaaattatttatttttaatttaacacatataagaatttaATGTTTTTACAACTATTAGTAATGTTGTTTACTGATGTTATATTTATCCAATAATGTAATATTTAGAAGAAGTTACCAACCAATGCACTACCAAAGGATGTTAACTCACGTAAACCAGTCAAGTTTGATATTAAATGCACGTCGAAGAGACGCATGTCTTCATGATTGAACAAAACACAAGATGTAAGTTTACCATCTTAAAGATGTTATATTACTATGGTTATTAAAGTTACTCTATGACAACAGGTTAAGAAGAAAGGTAAACTTACTTCTGAGAGAAAGGAGACGGTCAAGAATACGACTAAGGGAAATATCGCCTTACCTATCGACACAGTTGATCATACAAGTTAAGTGACTAACACATCATCTGCTAGTTCCCTAGCTTGTACCAAAAGCATGTTTCTTGAGCTGTTACATCTTCTTCCATGGCTTCACATTGCTGTTATGCTATCATTAGTAGCTACCCCAAAAATCTGGTCACCAACTGATTCATCCTACCTGCAGTGCCTTAGTTGCAGGGCCAACATCGGCGTACACATTGACTATTGTTAGTAAACTGTCCTTATTGTTATTCAGAGTCGGATTTATTGGTTTAAACATAACCTATTCAGTGTCGGGGTATACGACTAAATCGTATTTTCTTTACCTGGTGAATCAGTATGAGAACGCTTGTTGATGTTAACTTTTGGGTCTGGAGTTGTTGGAGGCACTGCTGATGCTAGAGTTCCTACACTGCTTCCCTGAGCATCACATGTCTCAGCGAGATCTGTAACGTTGGTGACTACGACATGACCTTCCCTTCTAACAGAGACATACATTATTTTCCTAATGCCTATAACGTCAGAAATCTGTTGTGGCAGTGATTTGGGATCAGTGTAGCCATGTTTCAAGATCAAATCCTCACAGCTTGTTTTCAGGAGGGCAGTCATTCCCTCATCAAAGAACGTGACTTCAGTTGGTGTTGTTCCATCCATAATGATCGCATTAACAGAGTACCTGAAAAGAATAATGTTTGTTAACACTGGTTATAAAATTCACCTATGTTTGTGTCATACTTACAAGAACTTGGGTGTTATGTCTTCATCATCCTTGCAAACGAACATCAATGATCCGTCTTCCTCCGGATAAACCGTTTTGTCGCAGGTTGAACAGTGTACATAAAACCATCCACGATTCAGGTCAAATTTCTCTATCCATGCGTCACACCTGAATCTTGTAGAGTGCTGTGTTTGATCATTGCGGAATAACATGTTAGGTGTCTGTACGGAAAAGCATTACTAACAGCCCCCTCACCCATTTACGTTAACATAACATATTGTTATGTGACAGCCCACGAACAGTAATTATCGGATGTCAGGAATCGTCAACTCACGATAAGTAATTACTAACATGTACCTTTTTCCCAGCAATGTCAGGAATCGTCAACTCACGAACAGTAATTATCGGATCGTCTTCGTCATTGGGATCAACAGGTGGTAAGTCCCTAAGCCTGTTTGTTTTCCAAATGTGGGAAATGTAAGGAAGTTAGATGAAAATATTGTAGGATTCAAGTAATAGGTATTTATATCTCTATATGTGCTTACCTCTTTGTATACTTGATAGTTTGTGGCATTTCCGGGTTGATAGCAACCGTTGTCAAATATGTAGCCTCGAGTTGAATCGAACCTATAAACAATATTTTTAATGTCTGATGTAAACTGCTTTGATAAATCTGTTTCAGTAGCAAGTATTCTATTTTTTCAAGAAACATACCATAGTAGTTTGAAACTTGAGTGGCTGTTATGGCAACTATGTTGCCAGATCCAACATGATCACTGATTAGATGTAACATACTTGGCTAAAGAGTGATCTCAACCTTGTTTCGATTGTATGACAGAAGATGTATTGAGAACCGTATTTGTTAATAATTTGTTATCGTTTATGAGATAAGTTTGTGACATACTTACCGCTCGTCGCGTAACACAACCTTCCTAACTGCTGAAATCTTACCTGTTGGTTGGAGATAATTGCGGTCCACACGGCCTATGAAATCTGCAATTATTCATATATTTAGGCCTTAGTGTATAAATTATAAACCTATTTTCTATAACTATTGATCATAGTATACGTGTACCAGTTAGCAATTTGTTAACTTTGATGAGACCCCTTAGCACCTCGTAGCTCACGAAGCCGAAGTATATGTTTGGTATATCTGCGCTTTCTATGGGAACAAACTTTGCCTTCTTACCTATTATAAGCGATGCTGGGTGGTTTATAGTAGCCATGTAGTCTCGAGGCTTGGTGCAAACATATCCCGTAACCCTGTAGCATGATTGCAGCCTTATTATTTTGTCAAAGTATTCTATTTTGTCACCATCAGCTGTAGCTTCAATACCGTCTCCCTGCGTTACAGGTAATCTAATAGTGTTAGGATGTCATATGCCTTTTGGGGAAAACATAAACTATAACCTTGAAACATTGGACAACATATAATAGCATACGTTTTCTAATATCACAACAGGAATTGATAAGGATCAAATAATGACTTACATTTCTATCAACAAACTGATAACACAGTTCGTTTTTCTTAATGCCAGGGACTTTGCTGGTAGAAATCCATTGTTTAATCACTCTAATCTCGATAGCTGTTGCTTTTTCTCTTACTCTTATGTCCTTGACAGCCCTGGAGGACATATTCGCTTGTTACCTTATAAACACCAAAACAAAGAGTAAGCTATTGTATCATCAGTAACTTTGAGGGGATCATATACAACTTATTTGCACAACACATTCTGCACAAACAAAATATCTCCAAGATAACTTCCAAAATCTACTGAAACCAATGCTAAGAACAAATTGTCAGCTCAAATTCAGCAACAATAGTAACTCTGCAACATATGAACTCAAAACATAAACATTCAACTTATTTGTCTAAACAACGCTCGAATCTACTAAAACTAATGCTAAACACAAATTATCAGCTCAAATTTATCAACAAAAATAGTAACACTGCAACATATGAACTCAGTGTGATGACGGAATGCAGAACTGAAGTTAAAATTATTTAATGTGTTATCTAATAAACAACAAATAGACAAAGTAGTTAGCAACTTTGAGTGCACTTGTAACAACAGTTCAAAAATTAATCGAGAATATCATTGGAATCTACTAAACCTAATGCCAACAACAAACTATCAGCTTAAATTCAGCAACAACAACAGTAACTGTTCAACATTCGAACTCGAAACATAAAACATTAACTTATTTGCATAAACACGAACCTACTAAACCTAAGAACAAAGTATTAGCTCAAattcagcaacaacaacaacagtatcTATGCAACAGTTACAATGAAGcaaactaattcaaatcaaaatTAAGCTCTAATAATAAAACAAATCGCTCATAAACAACCTCAGATATCAACTCAACCGTCATGAAAACCCTATAACAAAAATTACTTCATCCTATACAACAATTGCCGCATATATTACAACTAAACAACGAACATTGGTGAAAAATTTACCAACTTAAGAGTAGGAAAACCTGTTTAGAAATAAGATTACCATAAATCAGAAGGACGTACCTTCGATCAACAGTTGTGTGAGCGGGATGAAGAGAGATTAGGGCTTGATCTAAGGAAAGAGTAAATGGCATGGGGGTTTTAAACCCTAAATTTTGAAGGAGAAAGACACGTATGAGggtgatgtggaaaaagtagttcaactaattaaactaaaattaccctaaattaagactcaagtaataaaaatctagactctttaacctgactaaactactcaccgacaagtgtaccggtcgactctagcacagaaaagtaagtccggatgtcgaacccacaaggactctacgaattacgttaacgactcacttagactagacactgacacgactaaacaaatattgtgtttgggggggggggtttactaaaatcctaaaattatgattaaattgaaattaactaagacacgaacgaaaactagggttttgattcagatgagattaaggactacctagacttgaatccagtttaactatgaatggacttctaacggttttattgttgtatggagccgggatcgttaaatactaaaccttaaagtatttcaatgctaagacttcccgacccttctcaggaagaaacctaggaaaccctacaaggctgttatgattaccgactgttagatttcctctcagtcctctaacgactctaaaagtgccctaatacgactatctacctctcagcgcgataatctaaggcaattctaggttctgacttggtttactagacacaactgcaattagggaactaacttcgacttctctcaaaatctaatttagctatatattgcaccgcgacctaataactaactcgagcctctcagcgacaagttaagcagaatatttactcctaattatattttaattactgtttctaaggctatcggccgatttacccaaagatcacccgaacccgcaaggatgcaaataatcaacacagatctattatgtgataaagaccgtcactaaaatctatgtgaaacagcaaataatccacaatcaaaagtaaatacgcatgTGCACCAAATCAGAATATCTAGAACACGTTACTTTCAAAgtcaatccataatcaaacaataaaaaccgttaaaagatccaaactttcatcaaaccatcatctagtctaggtaatatctagggtttagccaagaaacatgatgtctaacataaacaaatcaaattcaaaacaagaattcattatCAAAGTATCGAAACAAGAAAATAGTGAAAACCGGGAGATAAGACCCGAACAATCTTCTTTCCTACGCTCCGTGCTTCAACCTGATGATTCTTGCAAGCTAAATCACCTCGAAAAACTCGAAAATCTGCTCTCAAAGTCGCCTAGGGTTTCTTGGTTCGTGTGCTGTATCATAATGATGATTATTATTCCTTTTATATCAAACCCTAGTCGATCCTCCACTCAGGCGCATCAGTCATGCtagtcgcgtagcgcgactggtCTCCTCTTTACGCTGGCGCTACGCGAGAGCCTTCAAAGTCAGCAAAGTCAACGTTATctcagtcgcgtagcgcgactgagCGTCCTGTTACCttagcgctacgcgagtgaccatttttcacagaatgtttacTTCCAAGCTTAGCTCCAATTTCCAAAAACTTCAAAATTATTCTAACACTTTTATACATTGGCTCCGGAACTTGACATTTGACACTTTAGCTCGGTTTTTGCTCCAATTTCAGCATTTTATGTATCAAGACCTGGAAAACGCAATGTAGATCAATAGCACGCAATtctaaactaaactaagctaaaaataacgataaaacgtacaaactatacacgataaaagtatgtattttgcaatacatcaaatatccccacacttactcttttttcgtccccgaaaaagaattatgcaacggaatcagagatAAATATTCACTTGGGTCGAAAATTAtaggtataattaattaaaaccaaagcttgcgttagctgcgattgcgaatatactttaTCCACTctaaacccgaatccaatcccaaacccttatcatgtgaatttaatttaagtgcggtcaatccacctagggtctcacactagaatcaacagtccacctactcccaactcaagcttataggactaaaagaacgatcatttgaccaattcccaaccgttttataccaagataaagagagtttgaaatcaaatctaattttttccattttttttcttttctagcTTGCTTTTTTTTTCAGCTTTATATTCGTGagactagacgatgctttccctaacccagcggtattccgactgtagagtcgctatccccaatcacagattacataggtttcggtacttttattcggcaagtcgatttcacacatcccagaggcattccggctgtagagtcgctatccccaactcggattacataggcctgtgttactttcatttagtttctagctcacttttattctattttttttttctttttcagcgaGATAAGATAAAAAACTCTAactatcttagcttataacggcatcccttatactattttcgccggttttagtttcccatatttcccaggcgagaacccactagcagaccgacaattaaggtatattaactcaaagggacttagaaccaaaacccgggcctacccacatatccctaactagacgcaagctcgatttattataatctcatattattattatttcaacccgagcaaaaatttgtcttttctatcattttccgttcaaaaatgcaaacttctttttatttcgaaagacattttctgatttttcaatttttttttaattttttataataaagactcgattatttacatgtattcccatccccacacttagagattgcattgtccctaatgcaagaacgaaaacaCGACTCGACACTACCTAAAAACTACTAAATAAAAACGAACTAACTAAATAACCAGACgacgaaataaaaaaaaataaatacaacaacaacaaaagggaaacgacttagctgatatgtgagactgtcaaagtgccagtcatttccacataagccctccaattcgaaacgcgctcagcaaacaactcaacctcggacacgcgaacgaaaGCGGCTAACATAATCACCTATCAAACAATGAACAACCTACCAACAtaccataatatatatatatatatatatatatatatatatatatatatatatatatatatatatatatatatatatatatatatatatatatatcaaaatagATGCATCAGTGTTCATCAAACCAGCCCAACCAACCCAACCTGTTTAACGTGTATCAATATCAAATACAGACCAATCAATCAGGATGAAAACAGCAATAAAGAAAAAATAAACATCAAAAGATATAATCATCAGCTGCTGCTCATCCGCCTGCAATCCCTCCACGATCTCTAGCCACTATCTGTCTCATGGCTGCTCGCCTCATAAACATGACAAGCAGAACCAGAACCCGTCTGTGCACACCGTCCCCTATGTAATAACTCAATCATACGCTCTAATCTGTCAAATCTCTGCTCCACATAGCCAGAGAATGACTCTAAAGTGAGGGGCACTGGTAACGGCACTCTCCTCTCAGCCTGATGTACCGGCTGTACCGGTGTCTGTGGCGGCTGCTGTACACCTGACGGTCCTGCCTCCTGCTGTGGCTCAACATCTACTGGCCCTCTCTGCGGTGGCTGAACAGGTGGACCCTCTCTAATCGGCTCCCAACCATATGGTGCCTCCCACGACGCGATGCCTGCCTTCTGCAGGCCTTCTAACCCAAAAATCGCAGTCGTCGGGCCCCTATGCAAGAACTGAGGCTGATATACATCTAAAACCCCAAGATGTGATGCAATCCTAGTAATATAGGGGCCCATATCCAACCTAGCCCTATCGCCACCTCTCCTACCTCGACTAATCGAATCTACCAACACTGTGGCCAAATTAAACTCTCTCATCTGCACCCTACACATCAAAATAAAAAGCTCAATCCAGTTGGCTTTGTTCTCCCCAGACTTCCTCCCAACCAACGTCGTCGCTAACAACCTCAACACATACCTATATATCGGATTCCTAACCGTCGAAGTCAGATTTGTCTGGCCAAACTCCGTATCCGAAATCGATTCCCAGAACGCCTTCAACTCCCTTTTTCCAACACTATACTTCCTATTTTCCGAATACGCACCCCTCAAACAGGTCGAGAACTCGGGTCTCCTAACCTCATCCTCAGTATATAACCCCGAAATAATCGCAAACCTAGGTACGTTCACCTCGTACACCTTCCTACCGAAACTGAACGATAACGCATTACCCTGCTCAAACTTACCCTCCTTATGCATCCACGTGCTGTGGAACTCTAACACAAGCTCTACATACTGAGGGTCAATGCAATTCATCGCGTCTATCAACCTCTCTCCTAACAACTCCCTAACCTCCTGCTCTGCACCTATCTCAGTCAACCACTCCCAATTTATCACCCTATGCTGAAGCAGTGCCATTTTCTTAAATTTCTTAAACTTATCCCACTCATACGTATCTTCTTCAAACTTAAGGATCGGATGGTTCACTGCCCTATTCATCAACTGATCCGGTATGAAATTGTCTGATGACGAGTATTCAATCTTCCTTAGATTGGGATCATCCTCTGCGATCTGAATAATGGGCGTTTCGATAATCACCGGATCCTGTCCCGGTGCAGTCTGCCCCGCAGCCCTTTTTCGTGCCCGACCTGCTCTAGAACTACTCGCCATATCTGCAAAACAATTGATATTCAAGACAAAACAAGCAGATCATCAGTAATAACaaactatttttggattttcaaatttttttgatttttttttcttttttcaaaaaataataatataaaaatgtACAGTCGAACgacggccgtatagcatttcgttcgcggccgTTATTCGATACAAGTGATTTTTACGCATATCGGCTCGAAAACCGGATCGAACtccgcccgaatggagattgagtacgagcGAAACGATCTGATGATCAAGCGATGTACATTGCGCAAACCGACACTGGACAAAACTCTAAGACGACTCGATAAACTGAAAACGACACTAAACGACGCAAAACACGACACAAATGACGCAACATACACTTCTACCCCCTCCCGGCAccttgctcgccctcgagcaatcCCAAGTGCCGAGAATATCAAACAACTCCGAAGTTGTGGAAGCAATGGATGCGAGGCGCGTAATTTTTGTGAAAAAGGTGACCTTTATGTGAAAACCGCGCAACgcctccccacacttgaggtgCATTCTATCCTAACAAACGTCCGCGTCCAAATAATATGCACAATAAATCCGCGGACAAAAACCATCCCTCCTATATGCTATCAAACCCCCAACCTCACGCCTCTCAACTCAATCAACATGTCAAAACCAACCCATGCCACCCGCACCCTAGCACAATATTCAGAAAGGCAGAAATTTCGGATGTGACAGACTTAGTATAAGACTTGACAATCTAACGACACTAAACGACACAAAACAAACACGCATATACTGGACAACCTGCAGACCAAACTGGAATCAACACCGACACATATACAAACTTCAGACGCAACTTGACACAACGGACTCGACTCAATTTACTGACCCGGAACAAATAATAAAGCAGGGACATACCTGAGGAGACCGAATCGAAAAGCAACAGAGGGAAAGGCGGTGGTCGGTTGGCCGGTGGAAGAAAGGTGGTTGATCGGAGGTCGGCGGAGCACAGGTGGTGTAAGTGGTGGTGGCTGAAGGGGTGGTGAACGGTGTGGGTTTAAGTGGTGGGTGATAGGCGATAAAGGTGGG
This is a stretch of genomic DNA from Helianthus annuus cultivar XRQ/B chromosome 16, HanXRQr2.0-SUNRISE, whole genome shotgun sequence. It encodes these proteins:
- the LOC110919539 gene encoding uncharacterized protein LOC110919539, coding for MSSRAVKDIRVREKATAIEIRVIKQWISTSKVPGIKKNELCYQFVDRNGDGIEATADGDKIEYFDKIIRLQSCYRVTGYVCTKPRDYMATINHPASLIIGKKAKFVPIESADIPNIYFGFVSYEVLRGLIKVNKLLTDFIGRVDRNYLQPTGKISAVRKVVLRDERDHVGSGNIVAITATQVSNYYGSIQLEATYLTTVAINPEMPQTIKYTKRLRDLPPVDPNDEDDPIITVRELTIPDIAGKKTPNMLFRNDQTQHSTRFRCDAWIEKFDLNRGWFYVHCSTCDKTVYPEEDGSLMFVCKDDEDITPKFLYSVNAIIMDGTTPTEVTFFDEGMTALLKTSCEDLILKHGYTDPKSLPQQISDVIGIRKIMYVSVRREGHVVVTNVTDLAETCDAQGSSVGTLASAVPPTTPDPKVNINKRSHTDSPGKENTI